In a single window of the Nodularia spumigena CCY9414 genome:
- the wecB gene encoding non-hydrolyzing UDP-N-acetylglucosamine 2-epimerase — MTIKKKVGIILGTRPEAIKLAPVIQVFQQSPKFELQVILTGQHREMVEQVMQLFNLKADVDLEIMQPQQTLNDITCLSLQGLEALFQQSKPDLVIVQGDTTTAFAAALAAFYQKIPVGHVEAGLRTDDLFNPYPEEANRRLISQLTQLHFAPTPWAAENLQRSGVLGEIHMTGNTVIDALLNVAATKPACNVPGLNWNSYRTLLATVHRRENWGEPLQAIAQAFLRILDKFTDTALLLPLHRNPTVREPLQALLGNHPRIFLTEPLDYAELVGAIERSHFLLTDSGGLQEEAPSLGKPVLVLRDTTERPEAVTAGTAKLVGTTTQNIVQAAGELLSNPKAYETMANAINPYGDGHAAERILEIVQNYL; from the coding sequence ATGACTATTAAAAAGAAAGTTGGCATTATTTTGGGTACACGACCGGAAGCGATTAAACTGGCTCCAGTCATTCAAGTATTTCAACAGTCGCCAAAATTTGAGTTACAGGTAATTTTAACTGGACAGCATCGCGAGATGGTTGAGCAAGTGATGCAGTTATTTAATCTCAAGGCTGATGTTGATCTAGAAATTATGCAGCCTCAGCAAACTTTAAATGATATTACTTGCCTCAGCTTACAGGGTTTAGAAGCATTATTCCAGCAAAGTAAGCCGGATTTAGTCATCGTTCAGGGAGACACTACCACAGCTTTTGCGGCAGCTTTGGCAGCTTTTTATCAAAAAATCCCTGTTGGTCATGTAGAAGCGGGGTTAAGAACTGATGATTTATTTAATCCATATCCAGAAGAAGCGAATCGGCGGCTGATTTCTCAACTCACCCAGTTACATTTTGCGCCAACGCCTTGGGCGGCGGAAAACTTACAACGTTCTGGGGTTTTGGGAGAAATTCACATGACAGGTAACACTGTCATCGATGCACTGTTAAATGTAGCTGCTACCAAACCCGCCTGTAATGTGCCAGGTTTAAACTGGAACTCATATCGCACCTTGCTAGCCACAGTCCATCGGCGAGAAAATTGGGGAGAACCACTGCAAGCGATCGCTCAAGCATTTTTACGGATATTAGATAAGTTTACTGATACAGCTTTGCTGCTACCATTGCACCGTAACCCCACAGTCCGAGAACCATTACAAGCACTTTTAGGGAATCATCCCCGAATTTTCTTGACAGAACCGCTAGATTATGCAGAACTTGTGGGAGCCATTGAGCGATCGCATTTCTTATTAACTGATTCTGGTGGTTTGCAAGAAGAAGCCCCTAGCCTGGGAAAACCAGTATTGGTTCTCAGAGATACTACAGAAAGGCCAGAGGCTGTAACTGCCGGTACAGCAAAACTTGTGGGAACTACGACACAGAATATTGTTCAAGCTGCCGGTGAGTTGCTAAGTAACCCCAAAGCCTATGAAACAATGGCAAACGCCATAAATCCCTATGGAGATGGTCATGCAGCCGAACGCATCTTAGAAATTGTGCAAAATTATCTTTAA
- a CDS encoding peptidoglycan-binding domain-containing protein, translating into MDYMAYSHMFMANEEANENVEYNLPNFQLEWKKLLRPAGIGAATADNLTKSQFHWLNFLKSSAWLALAGISVFFATVTHAQTVSTSYVTTNGSCLRVREDANLHSRILDCIPNRTQLTTTRIINGFAQLSPSGFVSTRWIGSTPNNRPVRTITRRGVGGPVYLSLGSRSSAVTEVQRALGVQPTGYYGPTTTRVVRQFQARNNLRVDGIVGPETRNAIFRNGYQNGYQSGTGGPVILGLGSRGSAVTEIQRALGVEPTGYYGPTTTRVVREFQARNYLRVDGIVGPETRSAILRN; encoded by the coding sequence ATGGACTACATGGCTTATTCCCATATGTTTATGGCGAACGAGGAAGCAAATGAAAACGTTGAATACAATCTTCCTAATTTTCAGTTGGAATGGAAAAAACTCTTGAGGCCTGCTGGGATAGGTGCAGCCACCGCAGATAATCTCACGAAGTCGCAATTTCACTGGTTAAATTTTCTTAAATCTTCTGCTTGGTTAGCTTTAGCTGGGATTAGTGTATTTTTTGCCACAGTCACTCACGCTCAGACAGTTTCCACATCATACGTAACAACTAATGGTAGTTGTCTCCGTGTCCGTGAAGATGCCAACCTCCATTCGCGAATTTTGGACTGTATCCCTAATCGTACCCAATTAACGACTACGCGAATTATCAATGGTTTCGCTCAACTGTCTCCCAGTGGATTCGTTTCTACTAGATGGATTGGTAGTACACCAAATAATCGCCCTGTTAGAACTATTACTCGTCGTGGTGTTGGTGGGCCAGTTTATTTGAGTTTAGGATCTCGCAGTTCGGCTGTGACGGAAGTTCAAAGAGCTTTGGGTGTGCAGCCTACTGGGTATTATGGCCCTACTACTACTCGCGTAGTCCGACAATTTCAGGCTCGTAATAACTTACGTGTTGATGGTATTGTTGGCCCCGAAACTCGTAATGCGATCTTTAGAAATGGCTACCAAAATGGCTACCAAAGTGGTACAGGTGGGCCAGTTATTCTGGGTTTGGGATCTAGAGGTTCGGCGGTGACAGAAATTCAACGAGCTTTGGGTGTGGAACCAACGGGATATTATGGCCCTACTACTACTCGCGTAGTCCGAGAGTTTCAGGCTCGTAATTATTTACGTGTGGATGGTATTGTCGGACCCGAAACTCGTAGTGCAATACTGAGAAATTAA
- a CDS encoding M23 family metallopeptidase codes for MAKVKIIIYGLIALISLISTLGINTSALTQLPPADISFASSNFIWPTQGFISQGFRKYQHEGIDIAGASGTPIFAVASGVVVKAGWDNWGLGNAIEIKHLDQSVTVYGHNRRLFVTKGEKVEQGEIIAEMGSTGNSSAPHLHFEFYPNGRVAADPIPLLASATTDKKPPSPNQPVSTPPTAQEVSPLPVSIETECNDMILLPGETANNLMKICQDNAQLFRQP; via the coding sequence ATGGCAAAAGTTAAGATTATTATTTATGGTTTGATTGCATTAATTAGTTTAATTAGTACACTAGGTATTAATACTTCTGCCCTGACTCAGTTACCACCAGCTGATATTTCTTTTGCATCTAGTAATTTTATCTGGCCAACTCAAGGGTTTATTTCTCAAGGTTTCCGCAAATATCAACATGAAGGAATTGATATCGCTGGGGCTTCTGGAACTCCTATTTTTGCTGTCGCATCCGGTGTAGTTGTCAAAGCAGGCTGGGATAATTGGGGATTAGGCAATGCTATAGAAATTAAACATCTTGATCAAAGTGTGACAGTTTATGGTCACAACCGCCGTTTATTCGTGACTAAGGGTGAAAAGGTCGAACAAGGTGAAATTATTGCTGAAATGGGTTCTACGGGTAATAGTTCCGCCCCTCATCTGCACTTTGAATTTTATCCTAATGGTCGGGTAGCGGCTGACCCCATTCCCTTGTTAGCATCTGCAACCACAGACAAAAAACCACCGTCTCCCAATCAACCAGTCTCGACACCCCCAACTGCACAGGAAGTTTCACCGTTACCGGTCAGCATTGAGACGGAATGCAATGACATGATCCTTCTTCCAGGTGAAACTGCCAATAATCTCATGAAAATTTGTCAAGACAATGCTCAGTTGTTTCGTCAACCTTAG
- the glgA gene encoding glycogen synthase GlgA, with the protein MRILFVAAEAAPVAKVGGMGDVVGALPKILRKMGHDVRIFLPYYGFLPDKMEIPEAPIWKGTAMFQDFDVYESVLPGTDVPLYLFGHPAFMPRRIYSGDDEDWRFTLFANGAAEFCWNYWKPQIVHCHDWHTGMIPVWMHQDPDISTVFTIHNLAYQGPWSWYLQKITWCPWYMQGHNTMAAAVQFADRVNTVSPTYAEQIKTPAYGETLEGLLSFISGKLSGIINGIDLEVYDPGNDKALAQTFTVDTLDKRKANKIALQEEVGLEVNSKAFLIGMVTRLVEQKGIDLLLQMLDRFMAYTDAQFVLLGTGDRNYETQMWQLASRYPGRMATYLLYNDALSRRIYAGADTFLMPSRFEPCGISQMMSLRYGCPPIVRRTGGLVDTVSHHDPMNAAGTGYCFDRYEPLDLFTCMIRAWEGFRFQPQWQELQKRGMSQNFSWYESAKEYVKLYKSIFGLPESEEQPQPELVITEAVKSSKA; encoded by the coding sequence ATGCGGATTCTATTCGTTGCAGCAGAAGCAGCTCCGGTTGCGAAAGTCGGAGGAATGGGGGATGTTGTGGGTGCATTGCCCAAAATATTGAGAAAAATGGGGCATGATGTCCGCATCTTTTTGCCTTATTACGGCTTCCTCCCAGACAAAATGGAGATTCCTGAAGCACCGATTTGGAAGGGAACTGCCATGTTCCAGGACTTTGACGTTTACGAAAGCGTTTTACCTGGTACTGATGTTCCCTTGTACTTATTTGGACATCCTGCCTTTATGCCCCGCCGGATTTATAGTGGTGATGATGAGGATTGGCGGTTCACTTTGTTTGCCAATGGTGCGGCTGAATTTTGCTGGAACTACTGGAAGCCACAAATTGTCCACTGTCACGATTGGCACACGGGAATGATTCCGGTATGGATGCACCAAGACCCTGATATCAGCACTGTTTTTACTATTCACAACTTGGCTTATCAAGGACCGTGGAGTTGGTATTTACAAAAAATTACTTGGTGTCCTTGGTATATGCAGGGACATAACACGATGGCGGCGGCGGTACAGTTTGCTGATCGGGTAAATACAGTTTCTCCCACTTATGCCGAACAAATCAAAACTCCTGCTTACGGTGAAACTTTAGAAGGTTTACTGTCTTTTATTAGTGGTAAGTTATCGGGAATTATTAACGGTATAGACCTTGAGGTTTACGATCCCGGAAACGATAAAGCCCTAGCCCAAACCTTTACTGTCGATACTCTGGATAAACGTAAGGCTAACAAAATTGCTTTGCAAGAAGAAGTGGGTTTAGAAGTTAACAGCAAAGCCTTTTTAATTGGTATGGTGACACGGTTGGTAGAGCAAAAAGGCATTGATTTGCTGTTGCAAATGCTCGACCGTTTCATGGCTTATACAGATGCTCAATTTGTGTTATTGGGAACAGGCGATCGCAACTACGAAACCCAAATGTGGCAGTTAGCATCCCGCTATCCTGGACGCATGGCAACTTATCTACTATATAACGATGCCCTGTCTCGCCGGATTTATGCTGGTGCTGATACCTTCTTAATGCCTAGCCGCTTTGAACCCTGCGGTATCAGTCAAATGATGTCTTTGCGTTATGGTTGTCCCCCCATTGTCCGCCGTACAGGTGGATTAGTTGACACTGTATCGCACCATGACCCCATGAACGCCGCCGGTACTGGTTATTGCTTTGACCGTTATGAACCGTTAGACCTGTTTACCTGTATGATTCGGGCTTGGGAAGGTTTCCGTTTCCAACCTCAATGGCAGGAATTACAAAAACGGGGGATGAGTCAGAATTTCAGTTGGTATGAATCAGCTAAGGAGTATGTAAAGTTATATAAATCGATTTTTGGCTTACCAGAGTCAGAGGAACAGCCACAACCTGAGTTGGTGATCACCGAAGCTGTAAAAAGCAGCAAAGCCTGA
- the hemC gene encoding hydroxymethylbilane synthase produces MTSVISSPTRTIRIGSRKSQLALVQTYWVRDQLQKSFPDISFEVHTMSTQGDNILDVALAKIGDKGLFTKELEVGMLNQEIDFAVHSLKDLPTNLPSGLTLAVITERENPADALVVHDKYKDKQIETLPAGAVIGTSSLRRLAQLRNKFPHFTFKDVRGNLNTRLKKLDSGEYDALILAAAGLERLGMSDRIHQILPKEISLHAVGQGALGIECRADDKEIINILKAIEHSETRDRCLAERAFLRILEGGCQVPIGVNTVIDGDNLTLTGIVASVDGQKLVKDTVTGAAKDAEKLGAELAALLREQGAQEILEEIFTEIQRGS; encoded by the coding sequence ATGACTTCAGTTATTTCTAGTCCTACGCGCACTATCCGCATTGGTTCTCGTAAAAGTCAACTCGCCCTAGTTCAAACCTACTGGGTACGAGACCAACTCCAGAAAAGCTTTCCTGATATTAGTTTTGAAGTCCATACCATGTCTACCCAAGGCGACAATATCCTGGATGTAGCATTAGCCAAAATTGGCGATAAAGGACTATTTACTAAAGAATTGGAAGTGGGAATGCTCAATCAGGAAATTGATTTTGCAGTTCATTCCTTGAAGGATTTACCAACTAATTTACCATCTGGGTTAACTCTGGCAGTGATTACAGAACGAGAAAACCCCGCAGATGCCCTAGTTGTACATGATAAATATAAAGATAAACAAATTGAGACTCTGCCCGCAGGTGCAGTTATTGGCACATCATCCTTAAGACGACTAGCGCAGTTACGCAACAAATTTCCCCATTTTACATTTAAAGATGTCCGAGGAAATTTAAATACACGCCTGAAAAAACTGGATTCTGGCGAATATGATGCCCTGATTTTAGCAGCCGCCGGTTTAGAGCGCTTGGGAATGAGCGATCGCATCCATCAAATTCTCCCCAAGGAAATTTCGCTCCACGCAGTCGGACAAGGGGCTTTAGGCATCGAATGCCGGGCTGATGACAAGGAAATCATCAACATCCTCAAAGCCATTGAACACAGCGAAACACGCGATCGCTGTCTCGCCGAAAGAGCATTTTTACGGATTCTCGAAGGTGGTTGTCAAGTACCCATAGGTGTAAATACAGTAATAGACGGTGATAATTTAACTCTAACCGGCATAGTCGCCAGTGTCGATGGTCAAAAACTGGTAAAAGACACCGTAACTGGTGCGGCGAAAGATGCCGAAAAACTAGGCGCAGAACTAGCAGCACTGTTAAGAGAACAAGGCGCACAAGAAATCTTAGAGGAAATATTTACCGAGATTCAACGGGGTTCCTAA
- a CDS encoding YegS/Rv2252/BmrU family lipid kinase has translation MNRSACLIFNPVAGQGDPELELAMIRSLLEPEIDLDIYQTTKEIGADELAQAAVERGVEAIIASGGDGTLSAAAMAIVNTDIPFGIISRGTANAFAAALRIPDTIDAACMTILQGQTRYVDAAYCNGKPMVLLAGIGFEAETVELADRDAKRRFGIMAYVLAGVQQLRNLESFEVEIETEDRIITTTASAVTVANAAPPSSVLAQGPAGIIYDDGLLDLTIVAPESKAGAIAATLHLFQSASSNSAAERDDIGYLRGNRFKIKAEPPQKVVLDGEMIGTTPIEVYCVPSGLKIFVPLNQAVGPAEKLEGLPNLNIEMKDSNEEWGNESGLEAGINTEE, from the coding sequence ATGAACCGTTCAGCTTGCCTGATCTTTAATCCAGTTGCGGGTCAAGGTGATCCAGAACTAGAACTGGCAATGATTCGCTCATTATTAGAGCCAGAAATTGACTTGGATATTTATCAAACCACCAAAGAAATTGGTGCTGATGAACTGGCGCAAGCAGCTGTAGAACGGGGTGTAGAAGCGATTATTGCTTCCGGGGGAGATGGTACTTTGTCGGCGGCGGCTATGGCGATAGTCAATACTGATATCCCTTTTGGGATTATTTCACGGGGAACAGCCAACGCTTTCGCCGCCGCATTGAGAATACCTGATACCATTGATGCTGCTTGTATGACAATTTTGCAGGGACAAACTCGATATGTGGATGCAGCTTATTGTAACGGTAAGCCGATGGTACTACTGGCAGGTATTGGTTTTGAAGCGGAAACTGTAGAACTGGCAGACAGAGACGCAAAAAGACGCTTTGGGATTATGGCTTATGTCTTAGCCGGGGTGCAACAACTGCGGAATTTAGAGAGTTTTGAAGTAGAAATTGAAACCGAGGATAGGATCATTACAACTACAGCCTCAGCCGTCACGGTGGCTAATGCTGCTCCTCCTAGTTCTGTTTTGGCTCAGGGACCAGCAGGAATTATTTATGATGATGGATTATTAGATTTAACCATCGTGGCTCCCGAAAGTAAAGCCGGAGCGATCGCCGCCACATTGCATCTATTCCAATCGGCTTCCAGCAACAGCGCCGCAGAAAGAGACGATATTGGCTATCTGCGCGGAAATCGATTTAAAATTAAAGCTGAACCGCCTCAAAAGGTGGTTTTAGATGGTGAAATGATTGGCACAACTCCCATTGAAGTTTATTGTGTACCATCAGGCTTGAAAATTTTTGTGCCATTGAATCAAGCAGTTGGTCCGGCGGAAAAACTAGAGGGTCTTCCTAATTTAAATATTGAAATGAAAGACTCAAACGAAGAATGGGGAAATGAGTCAGGTTTAGAAGCAGGAATTAACACTGAGGAGTAA
- a CDS encoding metallophosphoesterase has product MKLVSDSAIAKKISKMQERVKWQDPLILERGIDQTRLVLADDQANNSDFSFLVLGDSGTGSHRGHNPQRQVAEQMLPHRPECSFMLHTGDVIYLVGSSEYYQQNFIRPYREFLVGGEDPENIAYDQMVFNFPILPVPGNHDYYDLPLVLSLLSLTTLPIRRLLRSQLDLDVGLHGSGKGSAYAKAFLDYLKAFQLPGELGQHLDNYYTAQTDTGRCINYQPGHFTRLPNHYYTFCYRGIDFFALDSNTFNEPAPLPKTNAGRKQRRVLEQRRQDFEEQKQQIMETSAQLNPENPSDAEKLDDLQGQISQIEELIVDIDKQLNTDKHAVTDIAQLEWLKQRLIKSWKNADVRGRIIYFHHPPYVTEATKWQQAQTLAVRDRLRSVLDAVAAEVGDLIQGRPLVDLVLNGHAHCLEHLQTLDTGHADANIHWVICGGSGYSLRRQRNEGADLRETVGDNSKIVARSHLFVGRHGHGSKKKRPYSSLRIDVTGDRHPKFILRPLVAEWYQRQWHNYEMASFTI; this is encoded by the coding sequence TTGAAACTCGTTTCCGATTCAGCGATCGCTAAAAAAATTAGTAAAATGCAGGAACGGGTAAAATGGCAAGACCCGTTAATTTTAGAGCGGGGTATTGACCAAACTCGCCTGGTGTTAGCAGATGATCAGGCTAATAATTCTGATTTTTCTTTTTTGGTGTTGGGTGACAGTGGTACTGGTAGTCACCGGGGACATAATCCACAGCGACAGGTTGCAGAACAAATGCTACCCCATCGCCCTGAATGCAGTTTTATGTTACACACAGGTGATGTGATTTATTTGGTGGGGTCGAGTGAATATTACCAGCAGAACTTTATCCGACCTTACCGAGAGTTTCTGGTCGGTGGAGAAGATCCAGAAAATATTGCTTATGACCAGATGGTTTTTAATTTTCCCATTTTACCAGTACCGGGAAATCACGATTATTATGACCTCCCACTGGTCTTGAGTTTACTTTCTTTGACTACTTTACCAATTCGGCGGTTATTGCGATCGCAATTAGATCTGGATGTAGGCTTACATGGTTCTGGGAAAGGTAGCGCTTATGCAAAAGCATTTTTAGACTATCTCAAAGCCTTTCAGCTTCCCGGTGAATTAGGGCAACACTTAGATAATTACTATACGGCTCAGACAGATACAGGTCGCTGTATTAATTATCAACCAGGACATTTTACCCGCTTACCAAATCATTATTATACGTTTTGTTACAGAGGTATTGACTTTTTTGCCCTGGACTCGAATACATTTAATGAACCAGCACCATTACCGAAAACAAACGCAGGTAGGAAACAGCGCCGAGTTTTGGAACAACGCCGTCAAGATTTTGAGGAACAAAAACAGCAAATCATGGAAACCTCAGCCCAGCTAAATCCGGAGAATCCCAGCGACGCTGAGAAACTGGATGATTTGCAGGGTCAGATATCCCAAATTGAGGAATTGATTGTTGATATCGACAAGCAATTAAACACGGATAAACACGCCGTGACTGATATCGCACAACTGGAATGGTTAAAACAAAGACTGATTAAATCGTGGAAGAACGCAGATGTGCGCGGAAGAATTATTTATTTCCACCATCCGCCTTATGTGACTGAAGCGACAAAATGGCAACAAGCGCAAACTTTAGCGGTTCGCGATCGCCTGCGTAGTGTCCTGGATGCAGTAGCCGCAGAAGTGGGTGATTTGATACAGGGACGACCTCTAGTAGATTTAGTCTTAAACGGTCACGCGCACTGCTTAGAACACTTGCAAACCTTGGATACAGGACACGCCGATGCTAATATTCATTGGGTTATATGTGGAGGTAGTGGGTATAGTTTGCGTCGCCAAAGAAATGAAGGCGCAGATTTAAGAGAAACCGTGGGAGATAATAGTAAAATAGTAGCGCGATCGCATTTATTCGTTGGTCGTCATGGTCACGGTTCTAAAAAGAAACGACCTTATTCTAGTTTACGCATTGATGTTACAGGCGATCGTCATCCTAAATTTATTCTCCGTCCCCTAGTAGCCGAATGGTATCAAAGGCAATGGCATAATTACGAAATGGCATCCTTCACCATTTAA
- a CDS encoding CAAD domain-containing protein — protein METEQKQLEPVDAIAAPGGILPPAGGETAHLSKLPPAYEPEAQWRRVARRITEFLEQLPAYVSGFFQKYQRSLINVALILTAIITVKVVAAILGAINYIPLLSPSFELIGIGYFTWFCLRYLTKSETRQELTEKIRLFKQEIVGE, from the coding sequence ATGGAAACTGAACAAAAGCAACTAGAACCAGTTGATGCAATAGCCGCACCTGGTGGAATTCTACCACCGGCTGGGGGAGAAACTGCACACTTATCTAAGCTACCTCCTGCTTATGAACCTGAAGCTCAATGGCGACGAGTTGCGAGAAGAATAACTGAGTTTTTAGAACAACTTCCTGCATATGTAAGTGGCTTTTTTCAGAAATATCAGCGCTCTTTGATTAATGTTGCTTTAATTTTGACAGCAATTATTACAGTGAAGGTAGTAGCTGCAATCTTAGGCGCAATTAATTATATTCCTCTACTATCACCAAGTTTTGAGTTGATTGGTATTGGTTATTTCACTTGGTTTTGTTTGCGTTATCTGACTAAATCTGAAACTCGCCAAGAATTAACTGAGAAAATTCGATTATTTAAACAGGAAATTGTGGGGGAGTAA
- a CDS encoding BON domain-containing protein, protein MKKITPFLIGCVLLFGAAACDGTARTTRTAPEPGQVGEVPSPQETQAAREDAQSRIRREQLDADIRAREERNLAAGGDLTDRTAEDLASEVRSKLEANIPDGVLTVDATEEGIVTVSGTVNNQDELSKIKPLAQEINGVNDVIVNAVVAQPQG, encoded by the coding sequence ATGAAAAAAATAACTCCTTTCTTAATTGGTTGCGTTTTATTGTTTGGTGCTGCTGCTTGCGATGGTACTGCTAGAACAACCCGGACTGCTCCAGAGCCTGGTCAAGTAGGAGAAGTACCTTCTCCACAAGAAACACAAGCTGCTAGAGAAGACGCTCAGAGCCGAATTCGCAGAGAACAACTAGATGCTGATATTCGCGCTCGTGAAGAAAGAAATTTAGCTGCTGGTGGCGATCTTACTGATAGAACTGCGGAAGACTTAGCCAGTGAAGTGCGTTCTAAATTAGAGGCTAATATCCCTGATGGCGTATTAACAGTTGACGCGACAGAAGAAGGTATAGTCACTGTATCAGGAACTGTAAATAATCAGGATGAGTTATCTAAGATTAAACCATTAGCACAAGAAATCAATGGTGTTAATGATGTGATTGTTAACGCAGTTGTTGCTCAACCTCAAGGCTAA
- a CDS encoding general stress protein: MVTNVRRRAVGTFSHRRDVEQALHELKNSGFSMDRVSVIAKDAEQKGDIAGTKTREQVGNKADEGATTGALSGGALGGITGLLVGLGTLAIPGIGPIMLAGAAATTLATTLAGAGIGAVAGGLIGALIGLGIPEERAKVYHERVERGHYLVMIEGTDAEITRAEPILHRYGIEEFGVYDYPNEQVEHLPEHDSIRRETTPVSETVRTNYSATSDEPTVVIIDNRDEKV, translated from the coding sequence ATGGTTACTAATGTGCGTAGACGAGCTGTAGGTACTTTTTCTCACCGTAGAGACGTTGAACAAGCACTACATGAATTGAAAAATTCCGGCTTTTCAATGGATAGAGTTTCTGTTATCGCCAAAGATGCAGAACAGAAAGGCGATATTGCAGGGACTAAAACAAGAGAACAGGTAGGTAATAAAGCTGATGAAGGTGCAACAACTGGGGCGCTTTCTGGCGGTGCTTTGGGCGGTATAACCGGCTTATTAGTTGGTTTGGGAACTTTAGCAATTCCCGGAATTGGACCAATTATGCTAGCAGGTGCAGCCGCAACAACTTTGGCTACAACTCTCGCTGGTGCTGGTATTGGTGCAGTCGCAGGGGGTTTAATTGGTGCATTAATCGGCTTAGGAATTCCCGAAGAACGAGCCAAAGTTTATCACGAGCGAGTTGAACGAGGACATTATTTAGTCATGATAGAAGGCACAGACGCAGAAATCACCAGAGCCGAACCAATTTTACATCGCTACGGTATTGAAGAATTTGGTGTTTATGACTACCCTAATGAGCAAGTAGAACATCTCCCAGAGCATGATTCCATCAGACGTGAGACTACACCAGTTTCAGAGACAGTTCGTACCAATTACTCAGCAACAAGCGATGAGCCAACGGTAGTCATTATTGACAATCGTGATGAAAAAGTTTAA
- a CDS encoding sodium:calcium antiporter produces the protein MFLFIQVIVCFLAVIAVGMRLSHSADVVAEKTGLGRTWVGGLLLSGVTSLPELATGVSAVTVLNAPDLAAGAILGSCLFNLMILGLLDIFSGREPLLKRAPVGLGLAASLGCAMLGVTAAGMLFTQQGISLTLGWVGVPSLLLILLYIVSAKMMTQFELRRRAAAILEAEPEALQYQHIKRGQAYLNFTLLSIATVLLGVWLAFLGDQVSAVTGLGQSFIGALLLAGATSLPEVVVSVEAIRMNAVEMAVSNLFGSNLWNLAILGIYDVVYLKGNLWLEISDVHLLTAIIAMIMTSVATAGLIYHAVSRTQIYVTWDGLTLIALYIGGMYIIYRS, from the coding sequence ATGTTCCTTTTTATTCAAGTTATAGTATGTTTCCTCGCCGTGATTGCTGTTGGAATGCGGCTTTCCCATAGTGCTGATGTTGTAGCTGAGAAAACTGGGCTGGGACGTACCTGGGTTGGTGGTCTACTATTATCTGGTGTGACATCTTTACCAGAGTTGGCGACAGGTGTCAGTGCAGTTACTGTATTAAACGCCCCAGATTTAGCCGCAGGAGCAATTTTAGGTAGTTGTCTTTTCAATTTGATGATTTTGGGACTGCTGGATATTTTTAGCGGACGCGAACCATTACTCAAACGCGCACCTGTGGGGCTGGGATTAGCCGCTAGTCTGGGTTGTGCGATGTTGGGCGTAACTGCGGCGGGAATGCTTTTCACTCAGCAAGGAATTTCTCTAACTTTAGGATGGGTTGGTGTTCCCAGTTTATTATTAATTTTGCTTTATATCGTCAGCGCCAAAATGATGACGCAGTTTGAACTCAGACGACGCGCCGCAGCTATTTTAGAAGCAGAACCGGAGGCTTTGCAATACCAGCACATTAAGCGAGGACAAGCTTATCTGAATTTTACCTTACTTTCTATAGCTACTGTACTCCTGGGTGTGTGGTTGGCGTTTTTGGGGGACCAGGTTTCCGCAGTTACGGGACTAGGACAAAGCTTTATCGGGGCGTTGCTGCTAGCTGGGGCGACATCATTACCGGAAGTGGTGGTATCTGTGGAAGCTATTCGCATGAATGCAGTGGAAATGGCTGTGTCGAATCTTTTTGGCTCAAATCTCTGGAATTTAGCGATTCTGGGAATTTACGATGTGGTTTACCTCAAAGGTAATTTGTGGTTGGAAATTAGTGATGTGCATCTATTAACTGCGATTATTGCGATGATTATGACTTCAGTAGCAACTGCTGGTTTAATATATCATGCTGTCAGTCGTACCCAAATCTATGTGACTTGGGATGGACTGACTCTCATCGCTCTCTACATTGGGGGAATGTATATCATATACCGCAGTTGA